A DNA window from Helianthus annuus cultivar XRQ/B chromosome 15, HanXRQr2.0-SUNRISE, whole genome shotgun sequence contains the following coding sequences:
- the LOC118487512 gene encoding uncharacterized protein LOC118487512 codes for MDYPPRPSFTAHQGSNIFQDQGYLRSVQPGSSDVHLGDFIPMQTIASSGPSVIPESPQYGFTSGIPTLNPLGGINQAMAKELQKLKDMISSFPGVSLEVRWPRKNDKPSATKDESKWSFKPIHQKKRKFAPERNAIIQEEVPREENVEADALANLGSSLKIPEDVKILIIHVLTPAIEDHTAMEIVDDSAIIPSDGAQSNSGCERQSTERSGQSEGSTAPTPTPTPREEPRPEKKVDDTKVSKAIETEISKECNYKTFISCNPPSFDGKKCAIEAHEWLSEVEAILDVSDCHQRNKVRFAVHLFKSEALFWWRIQKQTRGDDLAYRLSWKEFSELFTNYFCPPSETDRIEKEFLHLELGNKTYREYVTKFNEMSRIVSYLVNPEENRIRRFLWGLPTEYRTFIKSTKPTIYHDAVEAGATIATEIQQKKTPETIPKRKWENYQEQKKPNYRDFKRQRGPPPRCPTCGKGHSGPCNQLVCRNCKKPGHNYRDCREPRKCFKCGETGHYSDSCPKRNEEPNKARGRAYVLNTEEARRNPDVITGTFLLNNFYAKILFDTGADRSFISEHFRVLINQTPCKLDKPFIVELADGREEEIVSVVKDCTIQISKTPISIDLLPLKLGEFDVVIGMDWLSSHQAQILCDKKQIQIKDPKGGTVTIDGERPSKPLSFISMIKVSKCIQKGHLAYLVYALEAKEEKKLEEVAVVAEFPEVFPEDLPGLPPDRQIEFRIDLIPGATPIITIKNQYPLPRIDDLFDQLQGASYFSKIDLRSGYHQLKVREEDIPKTAFRTRYGHYEFLVMPFGLTNAPAAFMDLMNQVCKPYLDQFVIVFIDDILIYSKSRETHEAMPLTTLTQKNTPFVWGSQQEEAFNLLKTKLSSTPVLALPEGTEDFVVYCDASHYGLGCVLMQRGKVIAYASRQLKIHERNYTTHDLELGAVVFYIFEQKMLNMRQRRWMELLNDYDCEIRYHPGKANVVADALSRKDKVKPLRIRASRIEVKIGLLERIKDAQTHALKVEQINKERMVGKQELLVKGEDGILRLHNRIWIPIVGGLRDMVMEEAHRSKYTMHPGSTKMYKKIRDEYWWPGMKQSINEYVEKCMTCSQVKTEHQKPAGCLIQPEIPEWKWEMITMDFITKLPRTKNGHDTIWVIVDRLTKSAHFLPIREDYKMDKLARIYVKEIVTRHGVPISIISDRYSRFTSRFWQSFQKELGTKVNLSTAYHPQTDGQSERTIQTLEDMLRACVIDFGGNWDEHLPLIEFAYNNSYHASIKAAPFKALYGRKCRTPVCWTEIGRNPLAGPEIIEETTNKIIQIRERMKTARDRQKSYTDRRRRPLEFQVGDKVLLKVSPWKGIIRFRKKGKLSPRYIGPFEISERVGPVAYRLKLPTELQGIHDTFHVSNLRKCLADESLKIPWQEIQINDKLNFTERPIQIIDRRIKKLRNREFPLVRVKKNKWDARRGPEETWEKEDEMKQKYPHLFA; via the exons gtcttTCAAGCCAATACACCAAAAAAAGAGGAAATTTGCAcctgaaagaaatgccattatccaagaagag gtacccagggaagaaaatGTAGAAGCTGATGCTCTAGCTAATCTTGGATCATCACTGAAGATTCCAGAGGATGTGAAAATACTCATTATCCATGTTTTAACtcctgcaattgaggatcacaCAGCTATGGAGATAGTAGAtgattctgcaatcatacctagTGATGGTGCACAGTCAAATTCA GGATGCGAACGTCAGAGTACAGAACGATCAGGGCAATCTGAGGGAAGCACTGCACCTACACCTACACCAACTCCACGAGAAGAACCTCGCCCGGAAAAGAAGGTAGATGATACGAAAGTATCTAAAGCTATAGAAACAGAAATCTCTAAAGAATGTAATTACAagactttcatttcatgtaatcCTCCTTCATTCGACGGGAAGAAATGTGCTATTGAGGCACATGAATGGCTAAGTGAGGTAGAAGCCATTCTAGACGTCAGTGATTGCCATCAAAGAAATAAAGTTAGGTTTGCTGTTCATTTGTTTAAATCCGAAGCCTTATTTTGGTGGAGGATACAAAAGCAAACTAGAGGTGATGATCTGGCATATCGCCTGAGTTGGAAGGAGTTTTCAGAACTGTTTACAAATTACTTCTGTCCACCAAGCGAAACTGACAGAATAGAAAAGGAATTTTTGCATCTTGAACTCGGGAATAAGACATACCGGGAATATGTCACCAAATTCAATGAAATGTCTCGAATAGTGTCTTACTTGGTGAACCCTGAAGAAAATCGTATTCGAAGATTCCTATGGGGACTCCCCACAGAATATCGCACGTTTATCAAGTCTACCAAACCAACTATCTATCATGATGCGGTAGAGGCTGGGGCAACTATCGCCACTGAGATCCAACAAAAGAAAACCCCAGAAACTATCCCGAAAAGGAAATGGGAAAACTACCAAGAACAAAAGAAACCCAATTACAGAGATTTTAAGAGGCAACGAGGACCCCCACCTAGGTGCCCAACTTGTGGAAAAGGACATTCCGGTCCATGTAACCAGTTAGTCTGTAGAAATTGTAAGAAACCTGGACACAACTATCGTGATTGTAGAGAGCCACGTaagtgttttaaatgtggagagACGGGCCACTATAGTGATAGCTGTCCTAAGAGGAATGAGGAACCTAATAAAGCAAGAGGGAGAGCTTATGTTCTGAATACTGAAGAGGCTCGTAGGAACCCTGATGTCATAACAGGTACATTTCTCCTTAACAACTTTTATGCTAaaatactatttgatactggtgccgatagaagttttatATCTGAGCACTTTAGAGTTTTGATTAATCAGACTCCTTGTAAGCTAGATAAGCCATttatagtagaactagcagatgggaGGGAAGAAGAAATTGTGAGTGTGGTAAAGGATTGTACCATCCAGATTAGTAAGACCCCAATATCCATAGACTTACTACCACTGAAACTTGGAGAGTTCGAcgtagtaataggaatggattggttatctagtCACCAAGCTCAAATATTGTGTGATAAGAAGCAAATTCAAATTAAGGACCCAAAAGGGGGAACTGTAACAATTGATGGGGAAAGACCTAGTAAACCCTTAAGTTTTATTTCCATGATAAAAGTATCCAAGTGTATTCAAAAGGGTCATTTAGCTTACCTAGTATATGCACTAGAggcaaaggaagaaaagaaactAGAAGAGGTAGCAGTAGTGGCTGAAttccctgaagtattccctgaagatctTCCCGGATTACCACCTGACAGACAAATTGAGTTTAGAATTGACTTGATCCCAGGAGCAACCCCTATT ATCACTATAAAGAATCAATACCCACtcccaagaatcgatgatctttttgatcaattacaaggcgcaagctacttctcgaagatagacctaagatctgggtatcatcaattaaaggttagagaagaagatatacccaagaCTGCCTTTAGGAcaaggtatggtcactacgagttcctagtgatgcctttcggcctcactaatgcaccagctgccttcatggaccttatgaaccaagtctgcaaaccatacttggatCAATTTGTAAtcgtcttcatagatgatatcctAATCTACTCTAAGAGTAGAGAAACACACGAGG cgaTGCCTCTAACGACACTGACTCAGAAAAATACCCCATTTGTCTGGGGCAGccaacaagaagaagcttttaatcTTTTGAAAACAAAGTTATCCAGTACCCCAGTACTTGCATTACccgagggtaccgaagattttgtagtatattgtgatgcttctcaTTATGGACTAGGGTGTGTGTTGATGCAAAGAGGCAAAGTTATCGCCTATGCATCTCGACAGTTAAAGAtacatgaaagaaactacaccacccatgatctaGAACTCGGAGCAGTAGTATTT tatatatttgagcaaaagatgttgaacatgagacagagGAGATGGATGGAgttgttgaatgactatgattgtgaaattcgttaccatccaggaaaagctaatgtagtagcagatgccctTAGTCGGAAGGACAAAGTTAAACCTTTAAGAATACGTGCATCTAGAATTGAAGTGAAAATAGGTTTACTAGAACGAATTAAGGATGCACAGACACATGCCCTGAAAGTTGAGCAGATTAACAAAGAAAGGATGGTGGGAAAACAAGAACTACTTGTTAAAGGAGAAGATGGAATACTAAGACTCCACAATAGGATTTGGATACCTATTGTGGGAGGACTCAGGGATATGGTGATGGAAGAAGCACATAGATCAAAGTATACAATGCATCCTGGCAGTACGAAGATGTACAAGAAAATTCGAGATGAATATTGGTGGCCAGGGATGAAGCAATCAATCAATGAatatgtggaaaaatgcatgaCGTGTTCACAGGTCAAAACAGAACATCAGAAGCCTGCAGGATGTTTAATCCAACCCGAGAtccctgaatggaaatgggagatgATAACCATGGATTTCATTACTAAACTTCCACGAACTAAGAATggtcacgatactatttgggttatagtagatcgtttaactaagtctgctcatttcttgccaatacgagaagattATAAAATGGATAAATTAGCAAGAATTTATGTCAAAGAAATTGTCACCCGTCATGGAGTACCTATCTCCATTATATCAGATAGATATAGCCGTTTTACGTCCAGATTTTGGCAAAGCTTCCAAAAGGAATTGGGAACAAAAGTAAATTTAAGTAcggcttatcacccacagacagatggccaaagtgaaagaaccatacaaacactggaagacatgcttagggcatgtgtgatagactttggagGAAACTGGGATGAGCATTTACCTCTAATAGAGTTtgcatacaataatagttatcacgcAAGCATCAAGGCGGCTCCGTTTAAAGCACTATATGGAAGGAAGTGTCGTACCCCAGTTTGTTGGACTGAGATTGGTAGAAATCCATTAGCTGGACCCGAAATTATTGAAGAAACTACCAATAAAATCATACAAATCCGAGAAAGaatgaagactgctagagatagacagaaaagttatacCGACAGACGAAGAagacccttagaatttcaagttggcgacaaggtattacttaaggtctcgccttggaaaggtaTCATTCGTTTcaggaagaaaggaaaactaagtccgCGCTATATTGGACCATTTGAGATAAGCGAAAGAGTTGGTCCTGTAGCATATAGGTTAAAATTGCCAACAGAATTACAAGGAATTCATgacacgtttcacgtgtcaaatTTAAGAAAGTGTCTAGCGGACGAGTCACTTAAGATACCCTGGCAGGAGATCCAGATCAATGACAAGTTGAACTTCACAGAGCGCCCCATTCAGATCATAGATCGACGCATAAAGAAATTAAGAAACAGGGAGTTTCCTCTAGTAcgagtaaaaaaaaacaaatgggaTGCAAGGAGAGGACCTGAAGAGACATGGGAAAAAGAAGacgagatgaaacaaaaataTCCACATCTCTTTGCTTAA